One part of the Glycine soja cultivar W05 chromosome 11, ASM419377v2, whole genome shotgun sequence genome encodes these proteins:
- the LOC114377408 gene encoding uncharacterized protein LOC114377408, which translates to MGIRSVFDGGELRREVEKSGIDPKFIPKIWKHILISAKDEDWDWEKQVPSLPSSAYSLLRSNFKTPLSSSIHSVFHSADNLTTKLLIQLHHNHGPFVEAVIMRYDTRLGKYAGQPRPGGLRATLCISSQVGCKMGCNFCATGSMGFKNNLSSGEIVEQLVHASTFSQIRNVVFMGMGEPLNNYSAVVEAVRIMTGLPFQLSSKRITISTVGIIHAINKLHDDLPGLNLAVSLHAPAQDIRCQIMPAARAFPLGKLMDSLQVYQRKSLQKIFIEYIMLDGVNDEEHHAHLLGKLLETFQVVVNLIPFNSIGTLSQFKPTSEQKVSNFQKILRGTYNIRTTVRKQMGQDISGACGQLLVNISDKSLGTAVPLTDIEDIVI; encoded by the exons ATGGGAATCCGATCGGTATTCGATGGCGGCGAGCTGAGAAGGGAAGTGGAGAAAAGTGGAATTGACCCAAAATTCATTCCAAAGATATGGAAGCATATCCTCATCTCTGCCAAAGATGAAGATTGGGATTGGGAGAAACAAGTTCCCTCCTTGCCCTCTTCGGCCTACTCTCTCCTTCGTTCCAACTTCAAAACCCCTCTCTCTTCCTCTATTCACTCCGTTTTCCACTCTGCCGACAACCTCACCACCAAGCTCCTCATCCAGCTCCACCACAATCATGGACCTTTCGTCGAGGCTGTCATTATGAGGTACGATACTCGTTTGGGCAAATATGCCGGCCAACCTCGCCCCGGTGGTCTCAGAGCTACTTTGTGTATTTCTTCTCAG GTTGGATGCAAAATGGGTTGCAATTTCTGTGCCACTGGATCCATGGGATTCAAAAACAACCTATCATCCGGTGAAATTGTGGAACAGCTCGTTCATGCCTCTACCTTCTCACAAATCCGTAATGTTGTCTTCATGGGCATGGGAGAGCCTCTCAACAACTATTCTGCTGTGGTAGAAGCCGTTCGCATCATGACTGGGTTGCCATTTCAATTGTCATCCAAAAGGATTACCATCTCAACG GTTGGCATCATTCATGCTATcaacaagcttcatgatgacCTGCCTGGTTTGAACTTGGCTGTCTCACTGCATGCGCCGGCCCAAGACATCCGTTGCCAGATAATGCCTGCTGCTCGTGCTTTTCCTTTGGGAAAACTCATGGATTCACTGCAAGTCTATCAAAGGAAAAG TCTgcagaaaatatttattgaatacATAATGCTTGATGGGGTGAACGACGAAGAGCACCATGCCCACCTATTGGGAAAACTGTTGGAGACATTTCAAGTG GTTGTGAACTTAATACCTTTCAACTCTATTGGTACCTTGAGTCAATTCAAACCTACCAGTGAGCAGAAAGTCtcaaattttcagaaaattcttAGGGGTACCTATAATATTCGAACAACAGTTCGGAAGCAGATGGGTCAGGACATAAGTGGTGCTTGTGGACAATTGCTGGTGAACATATCTGACAAGTCCCTTGGCACTGCAGTTCCCCTAACGGACATAGAAGATATTGTTATCTGA
- the LOC114376032 gene encoding vacuolar-sorting receptor 1-like: protein MKVWRWLMSLWFVGLVLVPVSIMGRFVVEKNSLRVTSPEKIRGTHDSAIGNFGIPQYGGSMAGNVLYPKDNKKGCKEFDDFGISFKSSPGALPTIVLLDRGSCFFALKVWNAQKAGASAVLVADDVEEPLITMDTPEEDGSSAKYVENITIPSALVGKSFAQKLKDAIIVGDMVNVNLDWREAVPHPDDRVEYELWTNSNDECGLKCDMLMQFVKDFKGAAQILDKGGYTQFTPHYITWYCPHAFTLSKQCKSQCINHGRYCAPDPEQDFSTGYDGKDVVVENLRQLCVFKVANETQKPWVWWDYVTDFQIRCPMKDNKYNKECANAVIKSLGLNIEKIEKCMGDPDADTDNPVLKEEQDAQIGKGSRGDVTILPTLVVNNRQYRGKLEKGAVLKAICSGFEETTEPTVCLSSDVETNECLTNNGGCWQDKAANITACKDTFRGRVCECPLVDGVQFKGDGYMTCEASGLGRCKINNGGCWHDTRNGHAFSACLDNGGVKCQCPTGFRGDGVKNCEDIDECKEKKACQCPECSCKNTWGSYDCSCSGDLLYMRDHDTCISKTGSQGRSTWAAFWLILLGVVMIAGGAFLVYKYRIRQYMDSEIRAIMAQYMPLDSQAEVPNHVNDQRA from the exons ATGAAGGTTTGGAGATGGTTGATGAGTTTGTGGTTTGTGGGGTTAGTGTTGGTGCCTGTGTCAATAATGGGTCGATTCGTGGTGGAGAAGAACAGCCTGAGAGTGACATCGCCGGAGAAAATAAGAGGGACACACGACAGTGCCATTGGCAACTTCGGAATACCTCAATACGGTGGTAGCATGGCAGGGAACGTCCTTTACCCTAAGGATAACAAAAAAGGTTGCAAAGAGTTTGATGACTTTGGGATTTCCTTCAAATCATCCCCCGGTGCTCTTCCCACCATTGTTCTACTCGATCGCGGAA GTTGCTTCTTTGCTTTGAAGGTCTGGAATGCCCAGAAGGCTGGTGCTTCTGCTGTTCTTGTTGCCGATGATGTTGAGGAGCCCTTAATTACTATGGACACCCCTGAAGAGGATGGCTCTTCTGCCAAGTACGTTGAGAACATTACTATACCCTCTGCTCTTGTTGGAAAAAGTTTTGCTCAAAAACTAAAGGATGCCATTATTGTTGGCGATATGGTCAACGTAAACCTCGATTGGCGAGAGGCTGTTCCTCACCCAGATGATCGCGTCGAGTATGAGTTGTGGACCAACAGCAATGATGAGTGTGGTCTTAAGTGTGATATGCTCATGCAATTTGTCAAGGATTTCAAGGGTGCTGCACAGATTCTAGACAAAGGCGGTTACACCCAGTTTACACCCCACTATATAACTTGGTACTGTCCTCATGCATTCACATTGAGCAAGCAGTGCAAGTCTCAGTGCATAAATCATGGTAGATATTGCGCTCCCGATCCTGAGCAAGACTTCTCCACAGGTTATGATGGCAAAGATGTCGTTGTTGAAAATTTAAGGCAGTTATGTGTTTTCAAGGTGGCAAATGAAACTCAAAAGCCTTGGGTGTGGTGGGATTATGTCACTGATTTTCAAATTAGATGCCCCATGAAGGACAACAAGTACAATAAGGAATGTGCAAATGCTGTTATTAAATCACTGG GCCTTAATATCGAAAAGATTGAAAAGTGCATGGGAGATCCAGATGCCGATACTGATAATCCTGTTTtaaaagaagagcaagatgCCCAA ATTGGAAAGGGATCGCGAGGTGATGTTACCATATTGCCTACTCTTGTTGTCAATAATCGACAATATCGAG GAAAATTGGAGAAAGGTGCTGTTCTAAAGGCTATATGTTCTGGGTTTGAGGAAACTACTGAACCAACTGTTTGCTTGAGCAGTG ATGTGGAGACAAATGAGTGCTTGACAAACAATGGTGGTTGCTGGCAGGATAAAGCAGCTAACATCACTGCTTGCAAG GATACATTCCGTGGGAGAGTATGTGAATGCCCTCTCGTTGATGGTGTACAATTCAAAGGAGATGGCTATATGACTTGTGAAG CAAGTGGACTTGGGCGTTGCAAGATAAACAATGGAGGCTGTTGGCATGATACCCGGAATGGACATGCATTTTCTGCTTGTTTG GATAATGGAGGAGTCAAATGCCAGTGTCCCACAGGGTTTAGAGGTGATGGTGTAAAAAATTGTGAAG ATATTGATGAATGCAAAGAGAAGAAGGCTTGTCAGTGCCCTGAATGTAGCTGCAAGAATACGTGGGGAAGCTATGACTGCAGTTGTAGTGGAGATCTTCTGTATATGAGGGACCACGATACCTGCATAA GTAAAACTGGCAGTCAGGGAAGATCTACTTGGGCTGCTTTTTGGTTGATTTTACTTGGCGTAGTTATGATTGCTGGTGGGGCATTCCTTGTGTACAAGTACAGAATAAGG CAATACATGGATTCCGAAATTAGAGCAATCATGGCGCAATATATGCCCTTGGACAGCCAAGCAGAAGTTCCAAATCATGTCAATGATCAAAGAGCATGA
- the LOC114374866 gene encoding bcl-2-associated transcription factor 1-like — protein sequence MSGRHSDSDSKRCHSRFDSDPNKRYRRDEYGKEDRERVSSSTDVQNEALFAKHNKPNDPIQLPTSLSYFQHNEQGGTGQVGRSSGQRKERGRWKDTKKRFNINEREEKNHGREQRNEKSQAKLDDNTFQRRDGFTGRSRKRASFREKKIVADSGDANVAAVKSGQKEERNSNPQHLDRPEKHFADDKGEARRGRRYGGNDSYKGRDKFNGRQGYRPEKWKHDLYQEVNKDPIPENEDGQIAKLEALLAS from the exons ATGTCTGGTCGTCACTCCGATTCCGATTCCAAGCGATGCCATTCTAGATTCGATTCAGA CCCCAACAAGAGATATAGAAGGGATGAATATGGAAAAGAAGACAGAGAGAGAGTGTCAAGTAGCACTGATGTTCAAAATGAAGCTCTTTTCGCTAAGCACAACAAACCAAATGATCCTATCCAACTTCCAACATCTCTCTCTTATTTTCAG CACAATGAACAAGGTGGCACTGGGCAGGTTGGCCGAAGCTCTGGTCAAAGGAAGG AGCGTGGACGGTGGAAGGACACAAAGAAACGGTTTAATATTaatgaaagggaagagaaaaatcaTGGTAGAGAGCAGAGAAATGAGAAATCACAAGCTAAACTGGATGATAATACTTTCCAGAGAAGAGATGGTTTTACCGGAAGGTCGAGAAAAAGAGCTTCATTTAGAGAGAAGAAGATTGTAGCGGATTCAGGTGATGCTAATGTGGCTGCAGTAAAGTCAGGCCAGAAGGAGGAAAGAAACAGCAATCCACAGCATTTGGATAGACCTGAGAAGCATTTTGCAGATGACAAGGGTGAAGCTAGGAGGGGAAGAAGGTATGGAGGCAATGACAGTTACAAGGGAAGAGATAAATTTAATGGAAGACAAGGCTATCGTCCTGAGAAGTGGAAACATGATTTGTATCAAGAGGTAAATAAGGATCCCATTCCAGAGAATGAGGATGGCCAGATTGCGAAGCTGGAAGCACTCTTGGCTTCATAA